One Bacillus amyloliquefaciens DSM 7 = ATCC 23350 DNA window includes the following coding sequences:
- the ligA gene encoding NAD-dependent DNA ligase LigA — MDKETAKHRADELRRTIDQYSYEYYTLDEPSVPDSEYDRLMQELIAIEEEHPELRTPDSPTQRVGGAVLESFQKVQHGTPMLSLGNAFNDDDLRDFDRRVRQAVGDGVAYNVELKIDGLAVSLRYEDGYFVRGATRGDGTTGEDITENLKTIRNIPLKMKRNLSIEVRGEAFMPKQSFEALNEERLKHEEEPFANPRNAAAGSLRQLDPKIAAKRNLDIFVYSIAELDEMGVETQSQGLDFLDELGFKTNQERKQCATIDEVIEMIEELQAKRADLPYEIDGIVIKVDSLDQQEELGYTAKSPRWAIAYKFPAEEVVTKLLDIELNVGRTGVITPTAVLEPVKVAGTTVSRASLHNEDLIKEKDIRILDKVVVKKAGDIIPEVVNVLIEQRTGEEKEFNMPTVCPECESELVRIEGEVALRCINPECPAQIREGLIHFVSRNAMNIDGLGERVITQLFREHLVRNVADLYKLTKEQVIRLERMGEKSTDNLISSIQKSKENSLERLLFGLGIRFIGSKAAKTLAMHFESLENLKQATEEELLAVDEIGEKMADAVITYFRKEEMLELLNELEELGVNTLYKGPKKVKAEDSDSYFAGKTIVLTGKLEELSRNEAKTQIEALGGKLTGSVSKKTDLLIAGEAAGSKLTKAQELNIEVWDEAQLLGELKK, encoded by the coding sequence ATGGACAAAGAAACAGCGAAACACCGGGCAGATGAATTGCGCCGCACCATCGATCAGTACAGTTACGAATATTACACCTTAGATGAACCGAGCGTACCGGATTCCGAGTACGACAGACTGATGCAGGAGCTGATTGCGATAGAAGAAGAGCACCCGGAGCTCAGAACGCCTGACTCGCCCACACAGCGGGTCGGGGGAGCGGTGCTTGAATCATTTCAAAAGGTGCAGCACGGCACGCCGATGCTCAGTCTCGGCAACGCATTTAACGATGATGATCTTCGCGATTTTGACCGCCGCGTCCGTCAGGCTGTCGGGGACGGCGTCGCTTACAATGTGGAGCTGAAAATAGACGGTCTTGCTGTTTCTCTCCGTTATGAAGACGGCTATTTCGTCAGAGGCGCGACAAGAGGAGACGGAACAACGGGCGAAGATATTACGGAAAACTTAAAAACGATCCGCAACATTCCGCTGAAAATGAAACGAAACCTTTCCATAGAAGTGCGCGGAGAGGCGTTCATGCCGAAACAGTCATTTGAAGCGCTCAATGAAGAACGGCTGAAACATGAAGAGGAGCCGTTCGCCAATCCCCGGAATGCTGCTGCGGGCTCACTCAGACAGCTCGATCCGAAAATTGCAGCGAAACGAAATCTTGACATCTTCGTCTACAGTATAGCGGAGCTTGACGAAATGGGTGTGGAAACACAGAGTCAGGGCCTGGATTTTCTGGATGAGCTCGGTTTTAAAACAAACCAGGAACGGAAACAATGCGCCACGATAGATGAAGTAATTGAAATGATCGAGGAGCTGCAGGCGAAGCGGGCCGACCTCCCGTATGAAATTGACGGAATCGTCATCAAAGTCGATTCGCTCGACCAGCAGGAAGAGCTCGGGTATACGGCAAAAAGCCCGCGCTGGGCGATTGCATATAAATTCCCGGCAGAAGAGGTCGTGACAAAACTTCTCGATATCGAACTGAATGTCGGAAGAACAGGCGTCATTACGCCGACCGCCGTTCTGGAACCGGTAAAAGTCGCGGGAACGACGGTCTCAAGAGCATCGCTTCATAACGAAGATTTAATTAAAGAGAAGGATATCCGCATTCTCGATAAAGTGGTCGTTAAAAAAGCGGGCGACATTATCCCTGAGGTCGTCAATGTCTTAATTGAACAGCGGACCGGAGAAGAAAAAGAATTCAATATGCCGACCGTCTGCCCTGAGTGCGAAAGCGAGCTTGTGCGCATTGAAGGAGAAGTCGCGCTGCGCTGCATCAACCCGGAATGTCCGGCGCAAATCAGAGAAGGCCTGATCCACTTTGTTTCACGCAACGCGATGAATATTGACGGACTCGGAGAACGTGTCATCACACAGCTTTTCCGTGAACATCTCGTCCGTAATGTCGCTGATTTATATAAGCTGACAAAAGAACAGGTCATCCGGCTTGAGCGGATGGGAGAAAAATCAACTGACAATCTGATCAGCTCCATCCAAAAATCGAAAGAGAATTCATTGGAACGCCTGCTGTTCGGTCTCGGCATCCGTTTTATCGGCTCAAAAGCGGCCAAAACACTCGCCATGCATTTTGAAAGCCTGGAAAATCTGAAACAAGCCACGGAAGAAGAGCTGCTGGCAGTAGATGAAATCGGTGAAAAGATGGCCGATGCCGTCATCACCTATTTCCGAAAAGAAGAAATGCTTGAGCTTTTGAATGAACTGGAAGAGCTCGGTGTGAACACACTCTATAAAGGCCCGAAAAAAGTAAAAGCGGAGGACAGCGACTCTTATTTTGCCGGCAAAACCATCGTGTTAACCGGAAAGCTTGAAGAGCTGTCCAGAAATGAAGCCAAAACGCAGATTGAAGCGCTCGGCGGAAAGCTGACGGGATCTGTCAGCAAAAAAACAGACTTGCTGATTGCCGGAGAAGCGGCCGGAAGCAAGCTGACAAAAGCGCAGGAATTAAACATTGAAGTATGGGATGAAGCACAGCTATTGGGAGAGCTAAAGAAATAA
- the pcrA gene encoding DNA helicase PcrA encodes MNYISNQLLSGLNPVQQEAVKTTDGPLLLMAGAGSGKTRVLTHRIAYLMAEKHVAPWNILAITFTNKAAREMKERVESILGPGADEIWISTFHSMCVRILRRDIDRIGINRNFSILDTADQLSVIKGILKERNIDPKKFDPRSILGSISSAKNELIEPEEFAKTAGGYYDQVTSDVYADYQKKLLKNQSLDFDDLIMTTIKLFERVPEVLEFYQRKFQYIHVDEYQDTNRAQYLLVKQLAARLENICVVGDSDQSIYRWRGADIANILSFEKDYPSANVILLEQNYRSTKRILQAANEVIKNNSNRKPKNLWTGNDEGVKLSYYSGDNEFGEGQFVAGKIYELNSSGRRKLSDIAILYRTNAQSRVIEETLLKAGLNYNIVGGTKFYDRKEIKDILAYLRLVSNPDDDISFTRIVNVPKRGVGATSLEKIASYAAMNGMSLFQAIKQVDFIGVSAKAANALDGFGAMIENLTNMQDYLSITELMEEILDKTEYREMLKAEKSIEAQSRLENIDEFLSVTKNFEQKSEDKSLVAFLTDLALIADIDQLDQKEEESGGKDAVTLMTLHAAKGLEFPVVFLMGMEEGVFPHSRSLMEEAEMEEERRLAYVGITRAEEELYLTNAKMRTLFGRTNMNPESRFIREIPGDLLENLNEKKNPRMQPGRKMQPKRGPVSRPVSYANKTGGDSLSWAVGDKAGHKKWGTGTVVSVKGEGESTELDIAFPSPVGVKRLLAAFAPIEKQ; translated from the coding sequence ATGAATTATATTAGCAATCAATTATTAAGCGGATTAAATCCCGTTCAGCAGGAAGCGGTTAAGACGACGGACGGTCCGCTGCTTCTGATGGCGGGAGCGGGAAGCGGAAAGACACGTGTGCTGACGCACAGAATCGCATACTTAATGGCGGAAAAACACGTCGCGCCATGGAATATTCTGGCGATTACATTTACAAATAAAGCCGCCAGAGAAATGAAGGAGCGGGTCGAGAGCATTCTCGGGCCCGGCGCGGATGAAATCTGGATATCCACCTTCCACAGCATGTGCGTGCGGATACTGCGCAGGGATATTGACAGGATCGGCATCAACCGTAACTTCTCCATTCTTGATACGGCTGATCAGCTCTCCGTTATTAAAGGGATTTTGAAAGAGCGGAATATCGATCCGAAAAAGTTTGATCCGAGAAGTATTTTAGGCTCCATCAGCAGCGCAAAAAACGAGCTGATCGAACCGGAGGAATTCGCAAAAACGGCCGGCGGCTACTATGACCAGGTCACGAGTGACGTGTATGCCGATTACCAGAAAAAACTGCTGAAAAACCAATCGCTCGATTTTGATGATTTAATCATGACGACGATTAAGCTTTTCGAGCGTGTGCCGGAAGTGCTTGAGTTTTACCAGCGCAAATTCCAGTACATTCACGTAGACGAGTACCAGGATACGAACAGAGCGCAATACCTGCTTGTTAAGCAGCTTGCTGCCCGTCTTGAAAATATCTGCGTCGTCGGTGACTCCGACCAGTCCATTTACAGATGGCGCGGCGCGGATATCGCGAATATCCTTTCTTTTGAAAAAGATTACCCGAGCGCAAACGTCATTCTGCTCGAACAAAACTACCGCTCCACAAAGCGGATTCTGCAAGCGGCCAACGAAGTGATTAAAAACAACTCAAACCGCAAGCCGAAAAACTTGTGGACGGGGAATGACGAAGGAGTCAAGCTTTCTTATTACAGCGGCGACAATGAATTCGGCGAAGGCCAATTCGTCGCGGGCAAAATTTATGAGCTGAACAGCTCGGGCCGGCGGAAGCTTTCCGATATCGCGATTTTATACCGGACAAACGCCCAGTCCCGTGTTATTGAGGAAACCCTTTTAAAAGCCGGACTGAACTACAATATCGTCGGCGGAACAAAGTTCTACGACAGGAAAGAAATTAAAGACATTCTCGCGTATCTGCGCCTTGTGTCAAACCCGGACGACGATATCAGTTTTACAAGGATCGTCAATGTGCCGAAGCGGGGTGTCGGCGCCACTTCGCTTGAAAAAATCGCTTCATACGCGGCGATGAACGGGATGTCACTGTTCCAGGCGATCAAACAGGTTGATTTCATCGGCGTCAGTGCCAAAGCGGCAAACGCGCTTGACGGCTTTGGCGCAATGATTGAAAATCTGACGAATATGCAGGATTACCTGTCCATTACGGAACTCATGGAAGAAATTCTCGATAAAACGGAATACAGAGAAATGCTGAAGGCTGAAAAATCAATTGAAGCCCAAAGCCGTCTTGAGAATATCGACGAGTTTCTTTCTGTGACGAAAAACTTCGAACAAAAAAGCGAAGACAAGTCTCTCGTCGCGTTTCTGACCGACTTGGCGCTGATTGCGGATATTGACCAGCTCGACCAGAAGGAAGAGGAATCGGGCGGAAAGGATGCCGTCACGTTAATGACTCTGCACGCCGCTAAAGGGCTTGAATTTCCTGTCGTGTTCTTAATGGGCATGGAAGAAGGCGTGTTCCCGCACAGCCGCTCCCTGATGGAAGAAGCTGAGATGGAAGAAGAGCGCAGACTCGCATATGTAGGCATTACAAGGGCGGAAGAAGAACTGTATTTAACGAATGCCAAAATGCGCACCCTATTCGGACGCACCAATATGAATCCGGAATCCCGCTTTATCAGGGAAATACCTGGCGATTTATTGGAGAACCTAAATGAGAAGAAAAACCCGCGCATGCAGCCGGGGAGAAAAATGCAGCCGAAACGCGGGCCCGTATCCCGTCCTGTTTCCTACGCGAATAAAACAGGCGGCGACTCGCTCAGCTGGGCTGTCGGCGATAAAGCGGGCCATAAAAAATGGGGCACCGGAACGGTTGTCAGCGTAAAAGGAGAAGGCGAAAGCACGGAGCTTGATATCGCATTCCCGAGCCCAGTCGGCGTGAAGCGGCTGCTGGCCGCCTTTGCGCCGATTGAAAAGCAGTAA